In Rhizoctonia solani chromosome 6, complete sequence, the sequence GCAAAGAAACTCTCAGCTCCGGAATTCTTCCAAATTTCTTTATTGGGAGTTACGAAGAAGCTTTGAGGGCCGCGCAACGGGAATTAAGGATATTGTGTGTGATCATCGTAAGTGAGGAACACGACGATGTAGCACCATTTAAACGGTGAGGAAGCGTCCCACAAAATATATCAGTATTGACCTGTGATATTTTCCAGCAATGTTCTTGCAAACGAAGAAGTTGTCAATGCTCTCACTGAACACAACTTTATCGTTTGGGGTGGCGATATCCGGGACCAAGAAGCGTATCAAGGTTGGCTGAATCAACGCAACTCAAGTCTCAACTAATAGTCCATTTAGCATCGCTCAAGCTGGCAGCCACAACCTATCCATTTGTAGCCTTTGTATCCTTACTTCCTCCTCCCTCAACGCGTTCTTCGTCTACGTCTACTGCAAGCCAACTATCGGTTGTTTCTCGGCTCAACCCACTTTCCCCAGCTGCCTTCGTGACTCACATCTCTCACACTGTAATCCCTCGAGCCCAACCGTTCCTTCAACGCCTGCGAGCCGCTGAGCAACAGCGCGTACACGAGCGACAACTTCGTGAAGAGCAAGATCGAGCCTTTGAAGAATCTATGCGTCGTGATGGAGAAAGAATTCGCGCAGCACGAGAACGCGAGCGGGAGGCTGAGGAACGGGCGGCCCAAGAGGCCGAACGTGAACGATTGAAACAAGAAGACGAGAAGAGACGTGAGCATCATCGCAGGGATCGTGAAATGTGGAGACGATGGGCGAGAAAGAACTTAGTCCCCGACGAACCCGCTCAAGGTGTGCGTGTGACAGTTCGAATTCCCTCTGGCCAAAGGCGTATGCGTGTATTCCCAGCCTCAGCGCCGGTAAAAGCTATCTATGCTTTTGTCGAAACGCTGAGTATACCACCTGACCAGAGTCCTGCTGACGATCCTGTGTCACCTCCCGAAGGATACGAGCATGAatggggctttgagcttgcGACTACTTTCCCAAGAGTTCTTGTGCCATGCGAAGAAGAGACGGCTGTGGGTGATGTAGAGGTTCTGCGTGGTGGTGTAGTATTGGTGGTTGAGAAAAGCACTGACGAGGATGGAGAAaatgatgaggatgaggatgaggatgatgaCGAATAATAATATTCTGTGTAAAATAATGTTCCTATAAATTCACAACGGCAACCGAATATGATATCACTCCCGCTGAGCTACAGAGACACCGTATGCATGTCGAATTGAATCACCACCTGTACTCAAACAAACCGTCAGTGGATCCGGTCATATAACATCAGCATTATCTCGCAAAGGAGAAAGTCTAATACGCTGTCGTATAGCTCAAAACACTGAGGTACTAAAATCGGTTTAAAGAAAATTTAAACATGCATACAATAGAGAGTTTGCGAAATGGTTCTTTTCCTATTTTGGTTCTATTTTTGTAATGCCCCACTCTAATCAAGTCTACTGCGGAGTGTTACATAGATAGAACCAAAACAGGAATAGAACTATTTCGCAAGCTCTCTAATACAGATAACCTCATGAGTGAGAGTCTTTGGATCGGTACTTTGCAGATGTACAATAACTCGTGGGTAATTTATACGTCTCATCTCTAATCTGTCAAGTGTTTCCATTTTCTCGACTTTTTTCATTGGTGAGAGACTGTCTTGATTCCATATTTTTATCGGTACGCCCATCATACCACAAGCGAGGTCCACGTTTACTTGTAATCGCATGTTAAATAGTGTATATAACAGCCCGTATTTATTAAGATACGTGACTCTTGTATTTGTGCACATTGGCTCGGATTTATCTGGCCTGCAGCCTCGGTGGCACCCCGAACAGTCGCGAGAGTCATAAATGTAAGTTTGGCGATAACTTGGGGTGGGTGCTTCCGCGCTTTCGAGCTTTTACTTAAATGCTCTACAGCTATCTGATGAGATAAATTTCCATTACTTGTCCCCGCCCGGTACGGGAAACTTGAAATCGGGACCGCCACAACCCAGAAATGGCCCAAAGTCGAGATTCTACGCGGTCAGTTAGTTAAAAAAATTCGGAGCCAAAAAAGCTACGCGTtgaatgtatatatgcatccAGACTCAGTTGTCGGTGAGTGGCTTGCTGGGTCGGAAAATCTTCGGAATTGGACCCTCATTTAGCCCAAAGTTATGATCTGCCACTGGTGCACTGTTGATCTCCTCCATCACCTGGAACGCTCCCGAACGTTTTCCGTTCGATCAAAAGGCAAGGTTGGGAAGTAGAATAAGCCTGCTTCGATCGAGGCATAGTGTACTTCAGATCGGCAAACCGGGAGCTGTTCTGCTCCAGTCTAAGCTTCCGGACTCTCCGAGTGAATTCCGACGCCCCTTCCCTTCGGCTGGAGAACGCGTCAAACGTGTCATCCCGCATTTCGGCAAACCAGTTTTTCTTTCTGTCCGGTTGAAGACGAAGAATAGGGCTGGTTGGAGCGTCATCTAATTTTGAACCGCCCCAAGAGCCAGTTTCGCTATGGTGGGTTGGGAAATTGGGACCAGTAACCACTATGACTTGTACATGTCTTGTATCTCACATCTCACACCCTGTTCACGCGAGACTAGCTCTTTCATTCGTATAGCACAAAATGACAGTAGTTATCGATACATAAACATCAAAGGCCCCAAAAACAACTAGGTCCGACTAGCGGACAAACCCCCAAAATAAAACAACAAAAAATGCGACCGAACCATATCACAGATACGTATATGCGCAGAGTACATCCAATAAACTTGCGAACAAAATGAGCTCCAGCTCGATACGATGAATATGAGTGTTCAAGTCGTTTTTTGGTGGATCTACCAACCAAATGCTCTAAAAGTAAAACGACCAGAGTTAAATGCGTGGAAAAGAGAATCAATAATAGTCGACTTACTCTTCGTAAACTTCTACTCCTCCAACTTTCTTTCTGATTTCTCCATCCACAGAGTTTTCTGCCTGCCACACCTCTTCAGCCAGTCCTGTTGGTCCACATACACCAATCATGACGCCCTTTGCCGGGTTGATGGGTGTAGAAGTCATCTCTGTGCGCTTAAGAACGTTTTCGAGGGCCAAAGATACATTAGGACGACCGGCCACGATGCGAATGCCGAACGGGAGCTTGGCAGGGACGACGTCGGTCGCTCGGGTGTAATGGACTGTTACGGTCAGAGTCATGTGCGCATCACTTGCGCGGGACAACAAGGTCGCAAATGCGGGGAGAAGAGGAGCGATAGCGCCTATGGCAATGTCAGAGCTTGTATTTGAACAAGTGAATCAAACAACTTACTGTGGTCCTGAACAACCCAGACAAGCTcagcgtacttggtacgtgTGCATCCATTTTCAGCAGCTGCGACAAGTTCTTCAACAGTGCTCGTTCCAAACGTAATCCCACTTCCTCCAACTACGACCAGAGCTGACGAAAACGATGATGGGATCGTGGAACCGGGTCCGCCATAGGGTCCTTCAACCACCACTTTAACGCGCGACCCGGAGCCAGAGGACTCTTCCGAGGTAACATGCTGAGAAAGCGAATAGAGGGAGTTTGTCCAGTCTCCAGCCTTTTTGACGAGTAGAGTAAGCCCATCTCCTCCGCCTTTCGGTGAGCTGATGCTCGCAATCTGTTCGAAAATTATCAGTTTAGTatgaaagaaaaaaagcaaaaaaggcttacagtaaatgggtgCGACTCGGCCCAGCCTAACATTCCCATTTTCGAGTTCAGGACACGAACACGAACATGTTGGCCTGCGCGCCAGCCTCGGCCGATCTCAGGGATTGACAACTGCTCGATTCGTGAGCTAAATTCATGTAAACGGTATCATATGGGCTGACCTGAGTGCACTTGAGTGCTGGGACAGGTGTGATCGTAGCCGTTGCGATTCTTGATTTGAATAAACGCAAGACCTGGTCCAAAGCGTACAAAGAAAGAGCAGCAATTGCATAGGGTATGGCACCAGGTGCATGGTACATGATCTAAAACAATATTTAATTAGGCGGAATTGGCGCGACGCAGGCGATACCAACCGAGACACCAAACAGCAAAAATCCTATCCAATGAGCGTGCCAAAAGATTGTGTATGAGCTTCGTCGAACCGGTGGGAGCGACACCACAGTGAGGAAGACGAGGCCCCCAAATGCAAACCAGCCCCATACTTGGCGTTTAGCTATGAATGACAGATGTGTTTAATATCTTAGAAGatcaaaggagaagaaagggaccgaCCGGCAATAGACAGGGTTCCGGTCTTAGTCCATTTGACAACTAAGGCACAGACATTTAATACAGGAACAAGATAAGAAAAAAGGACAACTCACGATATCCAACGACGTGGAACAGTGCTGAAACGAACATGAGCTGACCGACCCAGCGGTGGATATAATTGAGCTACCAATGGCATTAGCAAATATGGCGGACCCGAAATTAATTTTATTAAGAAACCTTTTCATAGCCTTTGCCCAATAGAGTCCCAACCGGTCCGTTCTTGACACCAAATAATACAACGATGGGAGCTTGAGAGATACACACGAATCCCGCCCTAGTGCAATTGTTTACAGGGTTCGAAAATAGAAACATGGCTACAGCGACACCTGCCATGTACGTAGTCATAACAGTGTACTGTCCGACCGAGTAACCATCGTATCGCGCATTAGCAAATTTGGAGATTGGGTGAAGCCAGGTCGAGTAGGATGGGATGTGAACTGGTAGCTTGGGAGTCTTGTTGCGGTCCGGGATGGACTTTGCATCAGTGAGGTCGACTTTGTATGGTGCAATATTACTTTCGTCCGATCCAGCTTTGTCATCTAAGGAGCTGCCATCGTTAAGGGTGACTTTTGTGGCGAGCGGCTTAGCGTTCCGGAGAACAAACCCCTCACAATGTGGTAGACTCAGTCGAGCCACCAGGCGGGGAAAACCAAAGACAGCAAAGAGAAATATGCAAAAAAGCAGTGCGGCATCGAGGTAAAGGACCAGTGATTCGTTTGAGGCAAGAATAGGTGCCATCTAGACACTTTTCAGTAAGGATTGTCGGAGGAGCAAGGATGGTCGTTGGGGAGGCGTCAAGCTATCCCAAATAACACAAGGACAAGTCTATGCTCGTCGTGCTATGTCAAAAGGTTAGACCGAAGAACAAAAACGGAGGGGAGGAGGAAAGGGAGGAGGGGAGGAAAGTGGTTGGGAGGAAGAAGGATGAAAAGAGAAAGGAACATCCGCTTCGGTCCAAATATCTCCGGCGTAAAGAGTGGACATCGGAGTGATGACTAAGCAGATCTAGCCGGGCATAGAACTCTCCCGGTTAGATTAGCCATATTCGGTCGACACACTCATATAACATTCTTACTTCAGGCCAACCATTCAAAATAATGAAATAGATATTTTAGATTATGAGTAAGGATATCGCGTGTACACTTAAGCTTTGCCAGCAATAACCCCCAACCACAGCCTTGGCCACCTTTGTTTAACCAGTTTGTCAATACCACCTTCTCCGGGTTCATCTAAATCCACAGCATATCATAGAGATATCCTATTTGTTATACCATCTAGATGCTATCTAGTACGTATATTCACGATGGCTGCTTTTAGCTAACCGAATTTCATCCAACCATCAACCGTTTCTTCTTGCACGCTTCGCCAAACAGGAGCTATCTCAGTAGATGCTCACCTGTTTCGATTAGAACTGGATCATCCAGTATCCCACTTCCTTCCTGATCCGCGCCTAATCACATAACAATATTGGCACTTCTTTCAGATCGTCGTCTTAACCCCTCGGATGACAAGATGTACAACAGCCTGGATGTGTGTCTGTTTATTTACTGGGCAAAAACGTACTGTAATAATATATCTGAGATATCTTCAGCATCATATACTCGTCATAGATCTCTCATTCACTTGGAGTTGTTACTGGAAACATTTCTGGTTACCGATCTGGCACCTGTCATAGAAAAACCCACATGTACGAAGCTCTGGACTTAGTTACAAAGTCTCGAAAGAGCGATCTACCATCTGCTTGAAACCCAATTCTGATATGTGCTATATCAATATCCATATAAGAAACAAGCTCTTGACTTTCTAAGGACTACCCTTCATAGTTAATCCCCTTACCTCAGTGTACATTTAGGTGGGAAATTTTGATCTGCTAGTAAATAGGACACTGAGCGGCCTGTTGCAGGATGGCTTATGGGCCCATCTACGTGAGGCCTCAGGTGAATTTGATATAGATTTCCGAGTTTGATTCCTGTGAACGGATAGAGCTATATCAGCGGACCAAATACGCAATACGAATACGGTCTTCTGTAGCTATAGACCGCCGACCATCACGTGATTAGATTACTGAGACTGAGCTGCCCCATGTATGCGGGTGTGCTTACATTGGAAGGCTTGCCACCATGTCGCCAAGTGCAAACCGGCGTGGTGGGCAGACGCCGGAGCCGGTGCGCCCAAGACGTGGGCACGGCTCACGGGTCAGGGTGGCCATCTGCGCTCGGCGACCTGGTGATAGGGAATGATGATGGAAAAAAAATACAGCAAGTGTGTTGTTCGACCTGTTCGTCAGCAGGGTGTAGGTCAATGTTCGCGACTGCTTGTAAGGCGGCGACCTCGTCATCTCGTGAATGCCAGCTTTCCAGGCCCAAGACTAGTCATGTGGCTCGTCGCACCACCTACCGACATTCTCTCCGCCACTTGCGCCCAATTGATATTTGGTGAGTCTCCGAATCCTCTAGCATGCGCATTCACTATACTATTAGAAGCTCTAAATATTGCCGTTACAGGCCCAGCCGCGAGCACGGATAACGACGTGGTGTGACCAACGGTCACTTATGCGTGTCCGATCTTCATGAAATTCTATTTACCTAAAGATACGCGATTCTGAATATATATAGGTGATACTTGGCACTTGGCAGGTGATGTATCGATACGAAGGCTCCCGTAATAAGAATAAATAAATAGCTGAAACATTCTTTACGGATCTCTAATAGGCTGTATAAGTTTCTCCGGGAAACAAACACATAACCCCCGAGCTGATTTCAAAGTAAACGTGATGAATATAGTGAAAAGCGACCGAGGGCGGTTAAGAGCGGTTAAGAGCGGCTAGAGAGTTCACGATCTGTAACCAGCCGGTGTATGAGTAAAACGGATCAGTTTCAGTCCAGAAAAAGCCCTTGCTTGTTAGCAGGATAAGCATTCGGATAATTGCGCCCGATAACATAAGGCTTCATGTGCCCACCACATTCTGCTTCCCACCACCAGTTGTACAATTTACCAGAGCGCCAAAATCTCTTTGCTGATAAACATTTGATATTGTACATGTCAAATATAGAAGCAACTCGTAGTATGTGGTTTGTTACATGCCCATAGATGTACACAGAGGTGTTTCGCACATATTCATACCACTGGTGCGTTTTTTCCGGAAAATCTCCGTTGATAATCAAAGATTGGCTGTCATGCTCATGTGATGATAGGTCTACTTAACCGATGTTTTGGCCCTCTTCTAACCCCTAGGAGCGGCGAATTTCTTCAATAGTCGGTACCCCAAGCCCCTCATTCTGCCTAGCCGTTTTTTCATGAGACGGCACCGTTTCATACATGATTTTTGAGCTCCGAATATTCGCCGTAATACGTTACGCCTTGAACGCATCATGCAGTCCATGAGAGTGTATATAAGGCCACCAATGGCTGGGTGGTCAGTATTCACTTCTACCACAACATTCAGTATAAACATGAATAACTTGGACCTCGACTATGATGTCTTTATTGCTGGTAGTGGGCCGCTTGGGTATTTTATCCTATCCTTGTTATATGCGCGGCAATTTTCTGACCTTCCAGCCCTTAGAGCAACCTATGCTCGACAGATTCTTGAAACCCACGAAAGCGCCCGAGTTCTTATGGTCGAAGTCGGAGCTCAAGAAAGCCCTGTTGTTGGTATGAATTTAAAAAATGAAGTCAAGTGCGCCCATTTagctttttcttctttctccCTCTCTCTCACAAATCTTCTAGATATCAGAAGGATTTTGATGCGTTCAGTGAGTACTTGTACTCACGTAAATCCTCGTTTATGCACATTCATTTTGAACAATTCACAGCGCATATCATCCGAGGTGCTATGCAGCCCATGTCTATCCCTCCAGCTGGTGGATTCTTATCTGCCCTTCAAGGTGACGCATGGTCTCAGCCAGAAGGAAGATCGTCCGTTGCCTCCCCATATAATCCAGATCAGGACCATACTCAAGCGTTGGGATACGGAGCGGTCACTCGTACGGTTGGTGGTATGTCTACCCATTGGACTTGTTGCTGCCGTAGGTTCTACAGCTGCCTCCTCTTCGACCTAACACTAATATATAGCTTGGACAGCTGAACCTCACGATGACGAATTGATTCAGTCTCCTATTGAAAGAAGTGAAATGCGTAAGCTACTGGAGCGCGGAAAGAAGTTGCTTAATGTCCACACCGATCAATTTGATACATCCATTCGACATCAACTTGTTAAGAAGGCGCTCACGGACGCGTATCAATCAAGGGGAATTAATGCCACGAATCTTCCCCTGGCTGCAGAGCGCTCCAAGGTCAATGACACACTCATCGACTGGTCAGGCATGAACACTGTTCTGGGAAAGTTTATCGATGCTAAAGATGCTTTTGGGCGGAATCGCTTCAAGCTACTCACAGAATACTTAGTTGTCAAGTTTGAGGCTGATCCTGATGTTCCTGGGAAAATCAAGAGTGCATTGGTGCGAAACCTTCGCACGaggaaggaggaggaaattAAAGCCAAGGTAAAGAAAAAATCTCACTTTTGGATCGGCAAGGCTCCAATATATTATTTTGTAGGTGTTTATTGCTACCTGTGGAGTTATATGTACTCCCCAGCTTCTTTGGAATAGCGGTATCCGCCACAAGGCATTGCGATGTTTCCTGACTGGCCATAGCCACAGCTTTTGTCAGGTAAGATGCTTGGTTCATAAGTCTAAATCAATGGTCTTCTAGATGTATCAATATTCAAGGTAGTACTTCGGAAAACACTTCTCGATACACTTAAGACAAATAGTAGTACCAACTCCGACCCTAATGATGAAATCCCCATTCCTCTCGATGACCTCGAGCCCCAAGTGGGCATTCCCTATTCACCGTCTCACCCCTTCCACACCCAATTTCACCGTGACGCATTCTCCTACGGTGATGTGGGTCCTCAGATTGACCAGCGGGTCGTGCTCGATATCCGCTACTTTTGTATGCTTGAGGTTCAAGAGTCGAATCGCATTTCATTCGCCACGGAGGATCGTCTGGGTCGACCAAATACGGATATATACGGGATGCCCC encodes:
- a CDS encoding UBX (ubiquitin regulatory X) domain protein, whose amino-acid sequence is METDIVGSLNEDQQRALVQVQEVTGAANPQREIAELRKANWDVQTALQAIFDESATVPMPGGSHGSNSRIEQMELDDSLQRGSTRRAPASAYASTPQPGLNLFRALAYPFSLTLSLFTFVLRIVGFPLRVIGVPLPRLPHISLIGALAFFNRARRPGGDIDDPRAAALRWVRQLEEETGAVSIGRVRELEKGAEIEGETKGKETLSSGILPNFFIGSYEEALRAAQRELRILCVIIVSEEHDDVAPFKRNVLANEEVVNALTEHNFIVWGGDIRDQEAYQASLKLAATTYPFVAFVSLLPPPSTRSSSTSTASQLSVVSRLNPLSPAAFVTHISHTVIPRAQPFLQRLRAAEQQRVHERQLREEQDRAFEESMRRDGERIRAAREREREAEERAAQEAERERLKQEDEKRREHHRRDREMWRRWARKNLVPDEPAQGVRVTVRIPSGQRRMRVFPASAPVKAIYAFVETLSIPPDQSPADDPVSPPEGYEHEWGFELATTFPRVLVPCEEETAVGDVEVLRGGVVLVVEKSTDEDGENDEDEDEDDDE
- a CDS encoding Ferric reductase like transmembrane component yields the protein MAPILASNESLVLYLDAALLFCIFLFAVFGFPRLVARLSLPHCEGFVLRNAKPLATKVTLNDGSSLDDKAGSDESNIAPYKVDLTDAKSIPDRNKTPKLPVHIPSYSTWLHPISKFANARYDGYSVGQYTVMTTYMAGVAVAMFLFSNPVNNCTRAGFVCISQAPIVVLFGVKNGPVGTLLGKGYEKLNYIHRWVGQLMFVSALFHVVGYLVKWTKTGTLSIAAKRQVWGWFAFGGLVFLTVVSLPPVRRSSYTIFWHAHWIGFLLFGVSIMYHAPGAIPYAIAALSLYALDQVLRLFKSRIATATITPVPALKCTQLSIPEIGRGWRAGQHVRVRVLNSKMGMLGWAESHPFTIASISSPKGGGDGLTLLVKKAGDWTNSLYSLSQHVTSEESSGSGSRVKVVVEGPYGGPGSTIPSSFSSALVVVGGSGITFGTSTVEELVAAAENGCTRTKYAELVWVVQDHSAIAPLLPAFATLLSRASDAHMTLTVTVHYTRATDVVPAKLPFGIRIVAGRPNVSLALENVLKRTEMTSTPINPAKGVMIGVCGPTGLAEEVWQAENSVDGEIRKKVGGVEVYEDETGSWGGSKLDDAPTSPILRLQPDRKKNWFAEMRDDTFDAFSSRREGASEFTRRVRKLRLEQNSSRFADLKYTMPRSKQAYSTSQPCLLIERKTFGSVPGDGGDQQCTSGRS
- a CDS encoding GMC oxidoreductase, giving the protein MNNLDLDYDVFIAGSGPLGATYARQILETHESARVLMVEVGAQESPVVGMNLKNEVKYQKDFDAFTHIIRGAMQPMSIPPAGGFLSALQGDAWSQPEGRSSVASPYNPDQDHTQALGYGAVTRTVGGMSTHWTCCCPEPHDDELIQSPIERSEMRKLLERGKKLLNVHTDQFDTSIRHQLVKKALTDAYQSRGINATNLPLAAERSKVNDTLIDWSGMNTVLGKFIDAKDAFGRNRFKLLTEYLVVKFEADPDVPGKIKSALVRNLRTRKEEEIKAKVFIATCGVICTPQLLWNSGIRHKALRCFLTGHSHSFCQVVLRKTLLDTLKTNSSTNSDPNDEIPIPLDDLEPQVGIPYSPSHPFHTQFHRDAFSYGDVGPQIDQRVVLDIRYFCMLEVQESNRISFATEDRLGRPNTDIYGMPQPTFHFKTTAKDNQLAQIMMKEMCEAANILGSYLPSAPPQFVPLGIHTIGSTRIGNDSNTSVADKNSRVRTEKGDSVYSNLWVGGPDCIPDSTVSNPTLTAVAYVLQGADDVLRVLQAI